The window CGAAGGCGTAGGCGGCGTTGTCGTTCGTCGTCCAGATGTTGAGGATCAACGCGAGGAGGCCGACCGCCGCGAGCCCCTGCGCCGCGAGCACCTCGTAGAGGTCGCCGGCGGGCGTGACGTCGTAGACCGACCCGCCGACGGCACCGGAGAGGAAGAGGAAGCCGTTCCCGACGAGGAACGCGATGAGGCCGGCCCAGAACCCGACGCGGGTGCTGCTCGCGAAGCGCGCCCAGTTCGGGGCCTGCGTGCCGCCGCTGATGAACGTCCCCACGACGATGGTGACGGCGGCGGCGAAGCCCATCTCGCTGCCGCTCGCGCCGCCGAAGAGCCCCGAGAGGCCGCCGACGTCCCCCACGGCGATGAAGATCGAGAGGAGGCCAACGACGACCAGGATCGGCACGGCCACGAGCGAGAGCCGCTCCATCCCCTCGTAGCCGAAGTACGCGGTCGCGAGGTGCAGGATCCCCCAGATCAGGATGAGCGCCGCGGTGAACGTCGGGGTGTTCAGATCGAAAAACGTCGCTGTCGGGATCGCGACCATCGGAATCGTGACGCCGAACCAGCCGACCTGCGTGCCGCCGAGGATGAGGTCTGCGAACTTCGCGCCCCAACTGCCGAAACTGTACCGCGCGAGGAGGACGGTCGTCAGCCCGGCCTTCGCGGCGATGCCGCACAGCGTCGCGACGTAGACGCCGAGGATCGCGTAGCCGGCGGCCATCGCCGTCAGCATCGGACCGAAGCCCATCGCCGCGCCGACCTCGGCACCGGCCCAGAGCGTGCCGGCGAAGAACACGAACCCGAGGAGGACGGCAGAGATGCTCACCAGGCCCTTCCGCTCGTCGCCGGGAACGTGATCGAGCGGGTAGTCGGGATCGGGAAGTTCCTCGTCGCCGAACACGAACCGTCGCCACGCGGGCGTGTCGTCTTCTGTTGCCATCGATTTCGGCTCACCGTCCGATTGTATAGTAATTGTGGATCCTGCCCACATTTGTGACGAACGGGATCGATGCGTCCGTCTTTCCGGGCAGTTCGATTGACATCTACGGGGGATGAATAGATCCCATTCGAATCTTTGCACGTCCGGGATCGATCAGACCATCACCCGGTCCGAGCCGGCGTTCGGGGACCGAGAGCGAACGCGTGGTTCCGGTTACCCAAAGCTGAAGCGTCGTTGCGGCCTCTGCTCGCGATATGGCCGAATACATCGTCACGAACGGCCGGACCGTGGCCGGCGACTCCGTCGACGTCGAGGTCCGTGCGGGAGCGATCGACCGCCTGGTTCCCGCGGGCGACGGCGACCCGGACGCGTTCCCCGCCGACCGTCGGTACGACGCCGACGGCCGGCTGGTGACGCCACCGCTCGTCGAACCCCACGTCCACCTCGACGCGACCGGAACGGCCGGCGATCCCTCCTGGAACGACAGCGGCACGCTCGCGGAGGGCATCGAGGTCTGGGCGGAGTACAAAGGCGACATCACCGTCGAGGACATCCTCGAACGAGCGACGCGGACGGTGGAGTGGTACGCCTCTCACGGCGTGACGCGCATCCGGACGCACGCCGACACGACCGAGCCGTCGCTGACCACCGTCGAGGCGCTGGTGGAGCTGAAGTCGCGGGTTTCCGATCTCGTGGACCTCCAGGTCGTCGCGTTCCCGCAGGACGGGATCCTCACCGACGAGTCGCACGAGGACCTGCTCGAAGACGCCGTCGAGATGGGCGTGGACCTGGTGGGCGGGATCCCGCACAACGAGTACACCCGCGAAGACGGCGTGCAGAGCGTCGGGATCGCGTGCGACCTGGCGGAGCGACACGGCCTCCCGCTGGATCTCCACATCGACGAGACGGACGACCCGAACTCGCGGTTCACGGAGGTGCTCGCCAGCGAGGCGATAAAGCGCGGGATCGGCGACCGCGTCACGGCGAGTCACACGACGGCGACGCACTCGTACAACAACGCCTACGCCGACAAACTGATCTCGATGCTCGCCGAGAGCGGCGTCTCCGTGGTGACGAACCCGCCAGATAACTCCGTCCTGCAGGGCGCGTACGACGACTACCCACGGCGGCGCGGTCACACCCGCATCGACGAACTGCGCGAGGCCGGCGTCACGGTCGGGATCGGCCACGACTCCGTGCTCGACCCGTGGTACCACTACGGCGTCGCCGACCCGCTGGACGCGGCGTTCATCCTCGCGCACTACGCCCACATGGCCGGTCGCGCCGACGTCGAGGTGCTCTGGGAGATGCTGACCGACGCCAACGCCGAGGTCTTCGACGCGGACGGATACGGTCTCAGCGAGGGCGACGAAGGCTCGCTCGTCGTCTACGACGCACCCGACGGCTTCAACGCCCTGCGGACGCAGGCCCCGCGGACGCTGGTGCTTCGAGAGGGCGACCCGATCGCGCGGACGGAGCCGAGCACGACGACGGTGCACCGGTCGGACGGGGCGGTCGACGTCGACTACAAGCGGTAGCGCCGACCGTCAGTCGCGGCCCGCGAGGGCGCGACCCGTCGACCGCGGGATCCCCGCGGTGTTTAAATACGATCGCGAACGAGATGCGGGCAGATTCCGAATGCCGGGTTCCGACTTCGATGGCTCCTCGATCAGGGTGCTCGATCTGTTCTGCGGCGGCGGCGGCCTCTCGGAGGGCTTCCTGCAGGCCGGTTACGACGTCGTCGCCGGCGTCGACGTCGACGAGGACTTCCTCGCGACCTACGAGCACAACCACGAGGACGCGCTCGCGATCCAGGCGGACCTCTCCGAAATCGGCCCCGAGGAGTTCTTCGCGGAGCACCCGGTCGACGCGGGAGAAATCGACGTCGTGATCGGCGGCCCGCCCTGCAAGGGGTTCAGCATCGCGGGCCACCGCGACCCCGACGACGAGCGGAACTACCTCGTCGGGAACTTCATCGACTTCGTCGAGTTCGTCGAGCCCGCGGCGTTCGTGATGGAGAACGTCCCGGGGATCAAGTCGATGGAGGGCGGGGACACCCTCCGGGCGATCCTGGAGGGGTTCGAGCGCGCCGGCTACGAGAAGCCGGCGTACGAGACGCTGAACGCCGCCGACTACGGGGTGCCGCAGAACCGCCGCCGGGTGATCTTCCAGGGGCGGCGCGACGGGTCGATCCCGACGTACCCCGAGCGGACCCACGGCCCCTCGAAACAGGCGACGCTCACGGGGAAACAGCTAGAGCCGTACGTGACCGTCGAGGAGGCCCTCCTGGAGCGGGGCGCGGACGGGGACGAGCGGCCCCCCATCGAGGCGTTACCGAACCACGAGAAGACGGATCACTCCGCGGAGATGGTCGAGCGGATTTCGGAGGTCGAACCCGGCGAGAGCCTCTACGAGAGTTACGGCGACAGCTGGCGGCGACTCCCCCGCGACGAGCCGTCGATCACGATCAAGGAGAACCACAACGCGCCGTTCGTCCACCCCGTCGAGGACCGCGTCGGGACCGTCCGGGAGTGTGCGATCCTCCAGTCGTTCCCCGACGACTACGTGTTCCAGGGGGCCAAGAGCACGCAGTTGAAAGTCGTCGGCAACGCCGTCCCGCCGGGGCTCTCGAAGGCCATCGCGGAGGCGCTGGCCGGGGACCTAGCAGAGATGGAGCGGAGTCCCGCCGCCAGCGCGGAGTGACAATGGGTCGGATGAGTCGTCGCCGTCGCGGTCGTCGTCGGGCCGTGTGAGCCGACTCGGACTTCGCTACTCCTCTTCTCGCCGCAGCACGTTGTAGCCCTCCAGCACCTTTCCGAGTCGGTGCATCGAGGCGACGACGACGTCGCAGGACGGCCGCACGGCGTCCTTCGGGACGTAGCCCACGGACAGTCCGGCGACCTCCAGCATCGGCAGGTCGTTCGCGCCGTCGCCGACGGCGATGGTGCGAGAGATCGGCACGTCGAGGTCGGCGGCGAGTGACTCCAGGGCGTCGTCCTTCGTCCCGGTGATGAGCGGCCCCTCGACCTCGCCCGTGAGACGGCCGCCCGCCATCGGGAGGCGGTTGGCGACGATGGTGTCGACCGCGACGCCCTCGCGTTCGAGGGCGCGCTCGACCCCACGCTCGAACCCGCCGGTCAGGATCGCGACGTGGTGCCCGGCCTCGCGGAGGCGGTCGATGAGTTCCGCCGCGCCCGGACGGAGTCGGACCTCGCCGAAGGCCTCTTCGGCGTCTTCCTCGGAGAGGCCGTCGAGCAGCGACGCGCGCTCTCTCAGACTCTCCGCGTAGGAGAGTTCGTCGTTCATCGCTCGGTCGGTGATGTCCTGCATCCGCTCGGCGACGCCCTCGCGCTCGCCGAGCAGCACGGTCATCTCCGAGTCCGAGAGCGTTCCGTCGAAATCGAAAGCCACGAGTCGCATACGCGGGGAATCGGCGTCGGCGCTTTTCAAATCACCTATCGAGCGGCCGCCTCCGGCGGTCATCGAGCGGTGGCCTCCGACTGTCGAGACCCACGAGAAACGGTAACAGGCCACAGAGACCCTGTGAGACCGATGAAGAAACGTTTAACCGGGAACCAGAGATGGGTTAGTATATGAAGGTCCTTATTACGGACCCGATCGACGACGCCGGCCTGGAACGCCTCCGAGAGGCGGGCCACGACGTCGAGACGGCTTACGACGTAGACGGTGAGGCGCTTCTGGAAGCAGTCGCGGACGCCAACGCGCTCGTCGTCCGGTCCGGAACGGAGGTGACCGAGGCGGTCTTCGAGGCCGCCTCGGACCTCGTCATCGTCGGTCGCGCCGGGATCGGCGTCGACAACATCGACATCGACGCCGCGACCGAACACGGCGTCATCGTCGCGAACGCGCCGGAGGGGAACGTCCGCGCGGCCGCCGAGCACACCGTCGCGATGTCGTTCGCCGCCGCGCGCTCGATCCCGCAGGCCCACGCTCGTCTGAAGACGGGCGAGTGGGCGAAAAGCGACTACCTCGGCACGGAACTCAACGGCAAGACGCTCGGGATCGTCGGCCTCGGTCGGGTCGGCCAGGAGGTCGCAAAGCGACTCGACGGTCTCGGAATGAACCTCGTCGCCTACGACCCCTACATCAGCGAGGAGCGCGCCGACCGACTCGGCGCCGAACTCGTCGAGTTCGAGACGTGTCTGGAACGGGCGGACTTCCTCACCGTCCACACGCCGCTGACGCCCGAAACGGAGGGGATGATTTCGACTGGAGAACTGGAACTGATGGGCGGCGGCTACCTCGTCAACTGCGCCCGCGGCGGCGTCGTCGACGAGGACGCGCTCGCCGCGGCGGTCGACGACGGGGTCCTCGACGGCGCGGCGATCGACGTGTTCGCCGAGGAGCCCGTCTCGCCGGACAGCCCGCTGCTCGACGTCGACGACATCATCGTCACCCCGCACCTCGGGGCGTCGACCGAGGCCGCCCAGGAGAACGTCGCGACGTCGATCGCCGATCAGATCGACGCGGCGTTCGCGGGCGAACCGGTGATGAACGCGCTGAACGCCCCCTCGGTGGACGAGAGCGTCTTCCCGCGCATCCGCCCGTACATCGGCCTCGCCGAGACCGCCGGGAAGGTCGCCGCACAACTGCTCGACGGCCGGATCTCCTCGGTCGAGGTCGCCTACGAGGGCGACATCGCCGAGGAGGACATCGAACTCGTCACGGCGTCGGCGCTGAAGGGCGTCTTCGAACCGCTTGAGTGGCAGGTCAACGCGGTCAACGCGCCGCAGATCGCCGAGGAACGCGGCATCGACGTGAAGGAGTCGAAGCGGCTCCAGTCGGAGGACTTCCAGAGCCTCGTGACCGTCACCGTCGGCAACGAGGACGATTCCCTCAGCGTCTGCGGGACCCTCTTCGCCGGGGACGACCCGCGGATCGTCCGTATCGACGGCTACCGCGTCGACGCCATCCCGCACGGCAAGATGCTCGTCGCACGCAACGCCGACAAACCGGGCGTCATCGGTTTCATCGGCTCGGTGCTCGGCGAACACGACATCAACATCGCGGGGATGTTCAACGCCCGCCGCGACGAGGAAGGCGGCGAGGCGCTCACCGTCTACAACCTCGACGATCCCGTTCCGACGGACGTCGTCGAGACGATCCTCGCCGACGACCGGATGATCGACGTGAAGTACCTCACCCTCAACGGCGCGGACGACGACGAAGAGTAATTCGGCGGCGCAGACGGCGAAGGGGAGTTCGACGACGAAGAGTAGTTCGACGACGCGGACGGCGAAGGGGAGTTCGACGACGAAGAGTGATCGATCGGAGGGGGCGGGCGCGCAGAAACTATCGTCGGAGGAATTCCGGGCGTTCGTCAGGCGTGGCCCGGGAGACGAGCGCGTCGACGAGGCGGCCGGGTCGCGTCTCCGCTCCCGAACGTTCCCGCTCCGCTTCGAGTTCCTGATTGGCCTCTTTGAGACGGTGCTCGTACTGATCGAGCACGTACTGCTGCTCTCGACCACGGCGGTCGAGTTGCCGTGCCAACCGCGTGTTCTCGCGTTCGAGCCGTTTCGCCTTCTCGCGCATCCGTTCGTTCTCACGCTGGAGTTCGACGACCAGATCCAGCAGCGTCGACGCCTGGAGGGTGACGTCGACGCTATCGAGGGGCGCCCGGTGACTCGCGGTCGATCCGCAGTCGTCGCGGTCGGTCGGTCGTCGTCTGTGTATCGCACTCGCCCGCCGATCGTCCGTTATGTCCGCCCGTCGAACGTCCGTGGCTGCCTGTCGAACGTCCGTCGCGCCCGCCCCTCGGCGGGGCTCATCTCGATACGCGGAGGCGACGTCACCGCAGCGGATATCGAGGCCTGCTCTGGTACCGCTCATCGGTCCCTCGGAGAACTCTGCGGACATGCGTGTTAATTGTCACCGAGTGACTAAGAAGACCCGTCAGACACGGGACGAACGGACGTCAGCCAGGGTCGAGGAACGGGTCGGAGAGCCGCAGCCCGAACAGTCGTATCGGCCGAAAATACGACAGTTCGACCCGCGAGAGGAGAAAACGCGTCAGCGGTCAGTTCGCGCCGATGTGATCGAGGATCGCCCCGAGGTCGTTCGGAACGGGTTCGGGCTTCCCGCCCGCCTCGAACGCGGCGTCGGGGTCCTTCAGCAGGTGGCCGGTCGTGAGGCAGACGACGTCCTCGTCGGCGTCGACGACGCCCCGATCGCGGAGCTTCTTGAGCCCGGCCACCGAGGCCGCCGAGGCGGGTTCGACGCCGATTCCCTCGCGGGCCAGGTCGCGCTGGGCCTCGGTGATCGACTCGTCGGAGACGGCGACCGCGGTACCGCCGGTCTCGCGGATCCCCGGGAGCGCCTTCGGCGCGTTGACCGGGTTGCCGATGCGGATCGCCGTCGCGCGCGTCTCGACCTCCTCCCAACGCTGGGTGTCGTCCCAGCCGTTCTCGATCGCCTCGACCATCGGGGCGGCCCCCTCGGCCTGGACGCCGGTGAGTTTCGGTACCTCCGCGGGATCGAGCGCGCCCGACTGGACGAGTTCGCGGAACGCTTTGTACAACGCAGAGGTGTTGCCCGCGTTGCCGACGGGCAGGACGATGCGGTCCGGGAAGCGGCCGTAGTCGTCGCGGAACTCCTCTAAGATTTCGAGGCCGATCGTCTTCTGTCCCTCCAGCCGGAAGGGGTTCAGCGAGTTGAGCAGGTACACCTCGCCCCGCTGGGCGAGTTCCTGGACGATGTCGAGACAGGCGTCGAAGTTGCCGTCGACTTCGAGGATGCGCGCGTCGTGGAGCGCGGCCTGGGCGATCTTGCCGGCCGCGACCTTGCCGGAGGGGAGGAGCACGAGCGTCTCCATCCCGCCGCGAGCGCCGTAGGCGGCGAGGGCCGCGGAGGTGTTTCCGGTCGACGCGCACGCGAGTCGGCCGACGCCGAGTTCCTTCGCGACGCGGACGCCGACGGTCATCCCGCGGTCCTTGAACGAGCCGGTGGGGTTCATTCCCTCGTGCTTGATCCGGAGCGTCTCGACGCCGACGTCGTCACGGAGCCGCGGGGCCTCGTGCAGCGGCGTGTCGCCCTCGGGGAGCGTGACGCCCTCCTCGAACGGGAGCGCGGCGCGGTAGCGCCAGACGCCCCGTCCCTGCCCCTGGAAGTCTTCGAACGTCGGCGGCTCCGCGTAGCGCACTTCGAGCAGGTTGCCGTCCTCGCCGGTGTATCGGATCTCGTCGAACGGGGCGTACGTTTCGCCCGTCTCGATGTCCGCGAGCCAGACGCCGTCGTCGGCGACGTCGGGGGCGTCCGGCGCGGGAGCGGTGAGTTCGAGGCTCATTGTCGAATCCCTCGCGTTCGGGCGTGAAAAGGGGGGCGGTTCACTCCTCGTCGGCGCCGTATTCGTCGATGCTGCGGTGGACGCGCTCGACCCACTGATCGAGCGCGTCGTGGAGCATCTCCTTCGCCTGCGGAAGCTCCGTTCCGGTGTACTGGTAGATGTAGCCGCCGGAGTCGAGCAGCCGTCGCTCGCGCTCGGCGAGCCCCTTCTCCATCAGCGTCGTCAGCGAGCGGTTGACGTTGCTCCGGTCGCGGTCGAGGATGTCTGCGAGTTCGGCGACCGTGCTCCCCGGATTGTCGAGAAGCGTGAGATACGTCCGGCTCTCGTGGCGCTGGATCCCGAACACGCAGGCGAGGACCTGCTGGAAGCCCGGATCTTCGGTCTCCAGGAGGTCGCTCATCTCTGGCACGTCGCTCATACCATCTCCTTCACCGCCGCCGCGACTAAAGTCCCGCGTCGCCGGCAGTTCCCGGGAGTCGATGCGACCTCGCGGTTGCAGGAATCGATATCGACGGCGCGTGTCGGCTTCGACTGACCTCTTGGGTCGTACTGAAAGGTAATTATTGCACCGTCACATAGGAGACGCCAATGTGTGACTCCGAATCTCCGAGTAATCGGGTTTCGCCGCCGGACGGTGGCCATCAGGCCCTCGTCGACAACTTCCCGAACGGGGTGGTGGTGCTCGTCGATTCGGATCTCCGGTACCGGATCGTCGGCCCGGCAGTGCTCCCGTTTTCGGGCCGTGACGCCACCGAAATGGTCGGGAGAGACGTGTTCGAGCTGTTCCCGGAACCCACGGCCGAGCGCCTCGCGTCCGCGCTGGAGGCGACGCTCGACGGGACGGCACAGTCGTTCGACGTCGAGTTCGAGGGGAAGTTTCACCACATCGAGACCGAACCGGCGCGAATCGACGGCGATCCCTACAGCGTGCTCGTCACCCAGGACGTCACCGAGGCGCGGGAGACGGCGAAGGCGCTGGAAGAGCAGAACGAACGGCTGGATCAGTTCGCCAGTATGGTCTCTCACGACCTCCGCGGCCCGCTGAACGTGGCCGAGGGCCGACTGGCGCTCTTCCGCGAGACCGACGACGCGGAACACCTCGCGGCGGTCGACGACGCCCTCGAACGGATCGACGAACTGACCGCGGACCTCACGGGACTCGCTCGAAGCAACCGCAGCGACGAGGAGTACGAACGCGTCTCGCTCGACACGGTCGCGCGTTCCGCCTGGGAGATGATCGACACGCGAGAGGCGGCCCTCGTGACCGAGGAGTGCTCGGTGGTCGGCAGCGAGAGCCAGTTGCAGGCGCTCTTCGAGAACCTGTTTCGGAACGCCGTCGGCCACGGCGGATCGGACGTCACGGTCCGAGTCGGTCCGCTCGAAGACGGCTTCTACGTGGAAGATACGGGGGTGGGAATTCCGCCAGAGAGGGAAGAAGAGGTGTTCGAACACGGGTTCACGACGGGGTACAGCGGGACCGGAACCGGACTCACGATCGTCCGTCGGATCGCCGCTTCCCACGGGTTCGACGTCGCCCTGGGCGAGAGCCAAGAGGGCGGTGCCCGCTTCGAGTTCCGCGCGTCGGAGTCGGCCGACGAGGAGTGAGCGTTGAGGGCGTCGGGTCGGACCGCCAGCCGGGCGCCAACCCGCCCATCCGCCATCCGTTCGGATCCGCCTCACTCGACGCGGCCGTACCCCATCTTCTCGATGCAGGTGAGCATCCCCTCCTCGTCCTCGTGTTTGTGTAACGTGGTCGGCGTGTCGCAGTAGTACGTGTCGCCGTCGTGGCGGAGCGAGAGCTGGTGCGTCCCGCCGAGGAGTTCCGCCTCGACGACGACTCGGTGACCGTCCCGGAGCGCATCGAGGATCTCTTCGCCGGTCAACTCGCCGGATTCGACGCGGAGTGGTTCGGGCATACCCTAGCATTCGGGGCCGAGAATATGACTGTTGGTGGAAACGGGCCCGCAGGACGGTGCCCGAGCCGCCGGAGTCGTCCAAAGCACTGGCAACTTCCGAGGCGCCGGAGTCAGCCAAGGGACTGGCAACTTCCGGGCCGTCGGAGTCGTCCGAACCGAGTCAGGATCAGTTCGTCGTCGACCGGGACCGGTCGTCCGATTCCGGTGGTTCGACGCCCTCGACGGCCTCGACGGTTTCGGTCTCTTTTTCGGTGTCGACGTGCCAGCGCGTCACCTCGTCGTCGAACTCGCCGAGGCGCTCGCTCACTTTCTGTTTCAACTCGTCGTCGTTGACGTTGACCTCGAAGATGAACGAGACGTCGTCGCCGCGGGTGGATTTCTGGATGTTGGCGCTGACGAGTTCGTTGTCGAAGTAGTACGGCGCCAGCTGCGTCATCACCCGCTGGTAGACGGTGTTCTCGACGCGACGGAGCGCCCGTCGGCCCGCGGAGTCGGCCGCGCGAGCGACGTACCCGAGCGACTCCGACCACCGCTCGACGGCCTCGTCGTTGTCGCCGTTCTCGACGTGTTCGTAGGATTCCGAAAGCCGTTCGCCGGCGGTCTGGAGGTCCTCGTCGGGGTCCTTCCCGGCCTTCTCGCCCTCGCCCTCCGCGACGCTCGCCTGCGCTGCGGTCTTTTCGCTCACGTCCTCGCCGAGTCGCTCGTGGGACTTCGGCCGCCACTCGTCCCACTCCTCGAAGGCGTCGCTGTCGACGCCTGCGTCCCGGAGTGCGCGTGTGATGCGTTCGCCGTGTTCGACGACGTCGCCCCAGGTCCCCCGGACCTTGAATCCGGAGACACTCTCTTCCATCGTCTCGCGAAAGGTACGTTCGTCAAGGTATAAAACTCTACTCCGAGCGTTGCGAGCGCGTCGCACGCGATCTCGGGTCTCGAACGGGATCGGCGTGCTGGTGAGGGTTTCTCGAACGGAACGTGCGGAGTCGAGACGACCTGCTCGAACCAACGGGGCGCGGTGGCCTTCTCGAACGGAGCGAACGTCGCGACGGACCCGACACCCCCTCCGACGACCCGGGAGGCTTTTGTGCCGAACCGAGATGTATCGCGTATGGGATACACCGTAGTGAGCCAATCGGAGGTGAGTCCGGCGGAGGAGCGACCGTGTGAACTACGTCGACTCTCCGAGGCCGCGGAGATGTCGAACGTCGCGATCAACCGATTCCGCGCGGAACCGGGCGAACAGATCCCGCTCGCGTACCACTACCACGACCAACAGGAAGAGGCGTTCTACGTGCTCTCGGGGACGATGCACGTCGAGACGCCGGACGGGACCTATCAGGTCGAGACGGGATCGTTGTTCACTGCGACGCCGGGATCGCCACACAGAGCGTACAACCCGGCGGACGCCGAGGCGGCTATCGAGGTGCTGGCCGTCGGGGCGCCGGCGGTCGACGGCGACGCCAACGAGTACGATCCGTCGGAAGACGACTCCGCAGCCGACGGCGAATCCGAGACGGGAGGGAGCTGAGATGACGATCGAAGACCGCGACGACGCCTACCTGATCACCCACGCGCTCGCGAAGGACACGCTCTCTCGGCTTCGTGACGTCGAGACCGAGCAGGTCGCGTTCCGCAAGGGCCTCGTCAAACTCGGACGGATCTGTGGCTACGAGATCATCGACGGCGCGATGGAGACCGAATACGTCTCCGTCCAGACGCCGCTGACGGAGACGACCGGCGAGCGGGTGAGCGGCCTCGACGACGTCGTGATCGTCAACGTCCTGCGGGCGGCGACCCCGTTCGTCGAGGGGCTGCTGAAGGCGTTCCCCCGGGCCAAACAGGGCGTCATCAGCGCCGGCCGCGACGAGAGCGCCGGGATGGACGAGGAGGGTGGCTTCCCGATCACCATCGACTACGTGAAGCTCCCGGAGATCACCGAGGACGACACCGTCATCGTCGCCGATCCGATGCTCGCGACCGGATCGACGATGTGCGCCGTTCTCGATCACGTCCTCGAGTCGGCGGCGGTCGAACCGGCCGACCTGTTCGTCCTCTCGGCGGTCTCCGCGCCCGACGGACTCCTTCGCGTCGGTGAGGAGTTCCCCCAGGCCGACCTCCTGACCGTCGCTATCGACGACTACCTCGACGACGACGGGTACATCGTTCCGGGCCTCGGCGACGCCGGCGACCGCGCGTTCAGGACGACGTAGGTCGACAGGAGAGAGCTCACGAGAGGTCCCGCGACGTGAGCATAAGAGGCCCCGCGACGTGAGCATACGAGACCCCGCGACGTGAACAACTTTACCGACGCGCCGCACAGGCACACGTATGACCGGGAGCGAACCCTGCGATGCCTGCGGCGATCCGATCGAAGAGGCGCTGGCTCGGACGGTTCAGTTGAACGTCGACCGCTCGGAAGTCGACAACCAGCGGCTCTGTCCCGCTTGCTTCGCCGACTGGATCGAGCGCTACCGAACCGAGATGCAGCCGCGAGCGACGGAAAGCCCCGTCGACAGCGACGCCGACATCATCGTGGACTGAGCCGAAGTGGCCTCCATAGACTGAACCGAAGCGGAGTGTCGTGGACTGAACCGAAGCGGAGTGTCGTGGACTGAACCGAAGCGGAGTGTCGTGGACTGAACCGAAGCGGAGTGTCGTGGACTGAACCGAGGACGCTCGGGGTTCAGACCGCATAGCGGCGTGGATCGTCCGAGTCGCTCTCGAAGATCGCAACGTACGGTTCGCCCGTCTCGCCGTCCGGGCAGTCGGCGGTTCGCTCGACCGGGAACGTCTCGCCGGTCGTGTTCGCGGCGTCGAGATACAGCGTCACCGGGTACGTTTTCGAGCCGAAACTCATCACGTGTTCGTTGTAGCCGTCCTGGACGTTCAGGTGGG is drawn from Halobellus limi and contains these coding sequences:
- a CDS encoding DNA cytosine methyltransferase, which gives rise to MPGSDFDGSSIRVLDLFCGGGGLSEGFLQAGYDVVAGVDVDEDFLATYEHNHEDALAIQADLSEIGPEEFFAEHPVDAGEIDVVIGGPPCKGFSIAGHRDPDDERNYLVGNFIDFVEFVEPAAFVMENVPGIKSMEGGDTLRAILEGFERAGYEKPAYETLNAADYGVPQNRRRVIFQGRRDGSIPTYPERTHGPSKQATLTGKQLEPYVTVEEALLERGADGDERPPIEALPNHEKTDHSAEMVERISEVEPGESLYESYGDSWRRLPRDEPSITIKENHNAPFVHPVEDRVGTVRECAILQSFPDDYVFQGAKSTQLKVVGNAVPPGLSKAIAEALAGDLAEMERSPAASAE
- the thrC gene encoding threonine synthase, translating into MSLELTAPAPDAPDVADDGVWLADIETGETYAPFDEIRYTGEDGNLLEVRYAEPPTFEDFQGQGRGVWRYRAALPFEEGVTLPEGDTPLHEAPRLRDDVGVETLRIKHEGMNPTGSFKDRGMTVGVRVAKELGVGRLACASTGNTSAALAAYGARGGMETLVLLPSGKVAAGKIAQAALHDARILEVDGNFDACLDIVQELAQRGEVYLLNSLNPFRLEGQKTIGLEILEEFRDDYGRFPDRIVLPVGNAGNTSALYKAFRELVQSGALDPAEVPKLTGVQAEGAAPMVEAIENGWDDTQRWEEVETRATAIRIGNPVNAPKALPGIRETGGTAVAVSDESITEAQRDLAREGIGVEPASAASVAGLKKLRDRGVVDADEDVVCLTTGHLLKDPDAAFEAGGKPEPVPNDLGAILDHIGAN
- the codB gene encoding cytosine permease — protein: MATEDDTPAWRRFVFGDEELPDPDYPLDHVPGDERKGLVSISAVLLGFVFFAGTLWAGAEVGAAMGFGPMLTAMAAGYAILGVYVATLCGIAAKAGLTTVLLARYSFGSWGAKFADLILGGTQVGWFGVTIPMVAIPTATFFDLNTPTFTAALILIWGILHLATAYFGYEGMERLSLVAVPILVVVGLLSIFIAVGDVGGLSGLFGGASGSEMGFAAAVTIVVGTFISGGTQAPNWARFASSTRVGFWAGLIAFLVGNGFLFLSGAVGGSVYDVTPAGDLYEVLAAQGLAAVGLLALILNIWTTNDNAAYAFGVAGSEAFEFDRKRPFILAGGAIGIVLALVGADSLLIPWLSTLGQYVPPLGGVVIADFLLCWRMRVPKMEDVRFASVRWTGVLAYAVGAVVAVLTAGQVVPGLAAPQVIPGPVGAALNGLVAAFLAHVALYYLLEANGIVDGHDVDPDAERL
- the serB gene encoding phosphoserine phosphatase SerB: MRLVAFDFDGTLSDSEMTVLLGEREGVAERMQDITDRAMNDELSYAESLRERASLLDGLSEEDAEEAFGEVRLRPGAAELIDRLREAGHHVAILTGGFERGVERALEREGVAVDTIVANRLPMAGGRLTGEVEGPLITGTKDDALESLAADLDVPISRTIAVGDGANDLPMLEVAGLSVGYVPKDAVRPSCDVVVASMHRLGKVLEGYNVLRREEE
- the serA gene encoding phosphoglycerate dehydrogenase, giving the protein MKVLITDPIDDAGLERLREAGHDVETAYDVDGEALLEAVADANALVVRSGTEVTEAVFEAASDLVIVGRAGIGVDNIDIDAATEHGVIVANAPEGNVRAAAEHTVAMSFAAARSIPQAHARLKTGEWAKSDYLGTELNGKTLGIVGLGRVGQEVAKRLDGLGMNLVAYDPYISEERADRLGAELVEFETCLERADFLTVHTPLTPETEGMISTGELELMGGGYLVNCARGGVVDEDALAAAVDDGVLDGAAIDVFAEEPVSPDSPLLDVDDIIVTPHLGASTEAAQENVATSIADQIDAAFAGEPVMNALNAPSVDESVFPRIRPYIGLAETAGKVAAQLLDGRISSVEVAYEGDIAEEDIELVTASALKGVFEPLEWQVNAVNAPQIAEERGIDVKESKRLQSEDFQSLVTVTVGNEDDSLSVCGTLFAGDDPRIVRIDGYRVDAIPHGKMLVARNADKPGVIGFIGSVLGEHDINIAGMFNARRDEEGGEALTVYNLDDPVPTDVVETILADDRMIDVKYLTLNGADDDEE
- a CDS encoding cytosine deaminase, which translates into the protein MAEYIVTNGRTVAGDSVDVEVRAGAIDRLVPAGDGDPDAFPADRRYDADGRLVTPPLVEPHVHLDATGTAGDPSWNDSGTLAEGIEVWAEYKGDITVEDILERATRTVEWYASHGVTRIRTHADTTEPSLTTVEALVELKSRVSDLVDLQVVAFPQDGILTDESHEDLLEDAVEMGVDLVGGIPHNEYTREDGVQSVGIACDLAERHGLPLDLHIDETDDPNSRFTEVLASEAIKRGIGDRVTASHTTATHSYNNAYADKLISMLAESGVSVVTNPPDNSVLQGAYDDYPRRRGHTRIDELREAGVTVGIGHDSVLDPWYHYGVADPLDAAFILAHYAHMAGRADVEVLWEMLTDANAEVFDADGYGLSEGDEGSLVVYDAPDGFNALRTQAPRTLVLREGDPIARTEPSTTTVHRSDGAVDVDYKR
- a CDS encoding helix-turn-helix domain-containing protein, producing the protein MSDVPEMSDLLETEDPGFQQVLACVFGIQRHESRTYLTLLDNPGSTVAELADILDRDRSNVNRSLTTLMEKGLAERERRLLDSGGYIYQYTGTELPQAKEMLHDALDQWVERVHRSIDEYGADEE